The segment GATCCGGATCGGCGGCCAGCTCACCAAGGCGCTCTACCAGTACACGCTCCAGAGCCCGGACCTCACCGAGCTCTACCAGTGGGCCCCGCGCCTCCAGGAGCGCATCCGCGCGCTCCCGATGCTGACCGACGTCAACTCGGATCTGCAGATCACGAGCCCCCAGGTGGTCGTCAACATCGACCGCGACCGGGCGTCGTCGCTGGGCGTGACGGCCGACCAGATCGAGGACGCGCTCTACAGCGCCTACGGCTCGCGCCAGGTCTCGACCATCTACACGCCGTCCAACCAGTACTGGGTCATTTTAGAATTGGAGCCGCAGTACCAGCGGGATCCCACGGCCCTGGAGCGGCTCTACGTGCGCTCGAGCAGTGGGCGCCTGATCCCGCTGGGCGCGGTGGCCACGCTGACGCCCGGGCTGGGACCGCTCACGGTGCAGCACCTGGGCCAGCTGCCCGCGGTCACCATCTCGTTCAACACCAGGCCGGGCGTGTCCTTGAGCGATGCCGTGGCCCAGGTGCAGGCGGTCCAGCGGGAGCTGGGGGTGCCCGCGACGCTGAGCACCACCTTCCAGGGCACGGCCCAGGCCTTCCAGGACTCGCTGCGCGGGCAAGGGATGCTCCTGCTCATCACCGTCCTCGTCATCTACCTGGTGCTGGGCGTGCTCTACGAGAGCTTCATTCACCCCCTCACCATCCTCTCGGGCCTGCCCTCGGCCGGCGCCGGAGCGCTGCTCACGCTGATGTTGTTCGGGGCCGAGCTGAACGTCTACGGATTCGTCGGGATGATCATGCTCGTCGGCATCGTGAAGAAGAACGCCATCATGATGATCGACTTCGCGCTGGAGGCCGAGCGGGCGGGGGCCGCACCGGCCCAGGCGATCTATCAGGGCTGCCTGCTGCGCTTCCGGCCGATCATGATGACGACCATGGCGGCGCTGCTCGGGGCCTTGCCCATCGCGCTCGGCATCGGGGCCGGCGCCGACGCCCGGCGCCCGCTGGGCCTGGCCGTGGTCGGCGGCCTGCTCGTCTCCCAGCTGCTCACCCTCTACATCACGCCCGTCCTCTACCTCTACATGGAGTCGGTCCAGAAGCACCTGGCCGCGCACCCCGTCTCGCGCATCTTCTTCTGGCGCCGGGCGCGGTACGGCCCGCAGCCGAGCCCCGCCGTCCAGTCCTGAGTCCGCCCCGGATCGGCGCTATCATGGGCGCCGTGCTCGAGGGGCTCGCGGAGCTGGTCAATGGCAACGAGGCCCTGGTGCGTCGCGGCCGCTACCTGACCACGACGTTCCTGGTCGAGACGGGCGACACGGCGTGGCTGGTCACGGTGATCGAGGGGCGGATCGCCCGCCTCGAGCGGGGGCCCTTTCTCATGCGGCAGTGGCGCTTCGCGGTGCGCGCTTCCGCCGAGGCCTGGCGGCGGTTCTGGGAATCGGTGCCCGCGCCGGGCTATCACGATCTCTTCGCCATGGCCAAGCTGGGCCAGGCCCGGATCGAGGGCGATCTCCAGCCGCTGATGGCGAACCTGCGCTACGTCAAAGAGGTGCTGGCGGCACCGCGGAAGCACGGGCGTGGCTGACCCCGGGCTGGAGCCCATCGTGGGACGGTATCTGCGCCTCACGCTGCAATCGCGGCCGCACCGGCTCTACTTCGAGGAGGCCGGACAGGGCATCCCGCTGGTGTGTCTGCACACCGCTGGCTCCGACGGGCGCCAGTTCCGCCATCTGATGACCGACGAGGCGATCACCCGGCACTTCCGCGTGCTGGCGTTCGACATGCCCCGGCACGGCAAGTCGCTGCCGCCCGTCGGCTGGCAGGACGACGAGTACCGGCTCACCGCCGCGGGGTACGTCGAGATGATCCGCAGCTTCTGCCAGGCGCTGAGCCTGGAACGGCCCGTCGTCCTCGGTTGCTCGATCGGGGGCAAGATCGTGCTCCACCTGGCGCGCGATCACGCCCCCGAGTTCCGGGCGCTGATCGGCCTCGAGGCGGCCGATTATCAGGCCCCGTGGTACGACGACACCGGGTGGCTCCACCGGCCCGATGTCCACGGCGGCGAGGTGAGCGCCGCGCTCATGTCCGGGCTCATCGCTCCCCAGAGCCCCAGCGAGGCGCGCTGGGAAACCCTGTGGGGGTACATGCAGGGCGGCTCCGGCGTGTTCAAGGGCGACCTGTACTTCTACCGGGTCGACTCCGATCTGCGCGGCCAGCTCGGCGGTGTCGACACGGCGCGCTGCCCCCTCTACCTCCTCACCGGAGAGTACGATTTCTCGTGCACGCCGGACGACACCGCGCGCACGGCCGCACAGATCCCGGGCGTCAAGCTGACGGTCATGGAGGGGCTGGGCCACTTTCCGATGAGCGAGAATCCCGACCGGTTCCGGCGGTATATTCTACCGGTCCTGGACGAGATCCGGGCGCTGAAGTAACTCGAGGAGGCTTCCATGCGGCTCAAGGACAAAGTCGTCATCATCACCGGCGGCGCCCAGGGGATCGGCCGGGCCTATTGCCTGGGCGCGGCGACGGAGGGAGCACGCGTCGTGGTGGCCGACATCGCCGACCCCACGTCCACCGTCAAGGACATCGAGGCCCTAGGCGCCCAGGCGCTGGGCGTCGTCTGCGACGTCTCCCGCGAGGGGGACACGCAGCGCCTGGCCACCGAGACCCTGGCCCGGTTCGGCCGCATCGACGTCCTGGTGAACAACGCCGCCGTCTACGGCACGCTCAAGCGCCGACCGTTCATGGAGATCCCGGTGGAGGAGTGGGACCGGGTGATGGCGGTCAACCTCCGCGGGTTGTTCCTCGCCTCGCGGGCCGTGTTCCCGACCATGAAGGCTCAGGGCAAGGGCAAGATCATCAACATCGCGTCGTCCACGTTCTTCAAGGGCGTGCCGCACTACATCCACTACACGACCTCCAAGGGCGGCGTGGTGGGGTTCACGCGGTCCCTGGCCCGGGAGCTCGGCGAGTTCGGCATCCGGGTCAACGCCATCTCGCCCGGGTTCACCCTGAGCGGCGAGAACGAGAAGAACATCTCCGAGGAGCGCAAGCAGGAGAACATCCGCATGCGGATGCTCAAGCGCGCCGAGGTCCCCGAGGACATCGTGGGCACGCTGATCTTCCTGGCCTCGGATGACAGCGACTTCATCACCGGGCAGACCATCCTCGTGGACGGCGGCGGCGGCGTGCACTGAGCCCTAGCGGGCCTCCCGGAGCGCGCGCCAGACCCGCTCTGGCGTCACCGGCATGTCGAGGTGGCGGACGCCGAACGGGGCCAGCGCGTCGTTGACTGCGTTGAGCAGGGCCGGCAGCGCGCCCACCGTGCCGGCCTCCCCCACACCCTTGGCTCCCAGCGGGTTGATCTTCGTGGGGACCTCGTACGAGTCCACGTCGAAGGCGGGGACGTCGTCGGCCCGCGGCATGGCGTAGTCCATGAACGAGCCGGCCAGGAGTTGCGCCGTCTCCCGGTCGTAGGCGAGGACCTCGAACAGGCCTTGACCCAGGCCCTGGACCACGCCACCGTGGATCTGGCCCTTGACCAGCATGGGGTTGATCATGGTGCCGACGTCGTCGACCACGGTGTGGCGCACGATGCTCACGACGCCCGTTTCGGGGTCGATCTCGACCTCGCACACCTGGCAGCCGTTGGGGAAGGTCACGGCGGGCGCCGCGAAGGCCGCCGTCTCGCTGAACCCGGTCTCCATTCCGGCCGGCATCTGGCGCGGTTGATAGGCGGTCCTGGCTACGGCGGCGAGGGCCACGCCCTTGTCGGTGCCGGCCACGAGGAAGCGGCCGTCGCGGAACACGACGTCCTCGGTGGCGGCCTCCAGCAGGTGGGCGGCGATCCGACGGCCCCGCTCGATGATCTTCTCGGTCGCCCGCACCACCGCGGAGCCGCCCACCGTGAGGGCGCCCGAGCCGCCGTTGCCGCGTCCAGCGCCGAGCAGATCGCTGTCGCCCCAGAGGACCTGGATGCGCTCGGGCGGCACGCCCAGCCGGTCGGCCACGATCTGGGCGAAGGCGGTCTCGTTGCCCTGGCCCATCGACGTCGAGCCGGTGTAGAGCGTGACCGACCCGTCGGCATTGACGCACACCCGGGCCGTGTCGGGGTTGGGGCCGCTGTAGGGACCGCCGGCGACCTCGATGGGGTTGGCGATGCCGAGCCCGCGCAGCTTGCCGCGCTGCCGCGCCTCGGCGCGGCGCGTCTCGAAGCCGGCCTGATCGGCGAGCGACAGGGCCATGCCCATGCCGCGCGCGAAATCCCCGCAGTCGTAGGTGAACACCAGGCCGGTCCTGAAGGGCATGGCGGTGGAGGGGATCAGGTTGCGGCGGCGTAGCTCGAGCGGGTCGATCTTCAGCTCGCCGGCCGCCACGTCGATCACGCGCTCGATCGCGTAGGTGGCCTCGGGCCGGCCGGCACCACGATAGGGGCCCGTGGGCGTCGTGTTCGTGAAGACGCCGGTGGTCTGCACGTGGATGGCCGGCGTGGTGTACACGCCGGCCAGCCCCCCCACGTTGTTCGTGCCCGGCCCCGCGCTGCGCTGGGTGAGGTAGGCGCCGACGTTGAGGGCGATGCCCACGCGCAGGCCCAGGAACTTGCCGTTGGCGTCCAGGGCCAGCTCCGCCGTCGACACGTTGTCGCGCCCGGCCTCGTCGCTGACGAACCCCTCGCGGCGATGCGACGCCCACTTCACCGGCCGACCCAGCCGGCGCGCCGCCCACAGCACCAGCACCATCTCGGGATAGACGCCGTTGCGCATCCCGAAGCTGCCGCCCACCTCGGCCGTCACGACGCGCATCTGGCTGTGCGGGACCTTCAGGATGTCGGCGAGCAGCCCCCGCACGATGTGCGGGCCCTGGATGCCCGTGTACAGGGTGTAGCGCCCGGCGCGCCGGTCCCACTCGCCGGTGGCGGCGCGCGGCTCCAGCGGGGCTGCGGCCACACGGGTGACGACGAAGTCGAGCCGCGTCACGTGGGCCGCACCCTCGAAGACGCGGGCCACGGCCTCGCGCGAGCCGGCTTCCCACACGAAGGCGACGTTGTCCGACGCCTCGTCCCAGACCGCGGGCGCCCCCGGCCGCAGCGCGTCCGCCGCGTCGGCGACGGCCGGGCGCGCCGCGTAGTCGACGGCGACCAGCTCGGCGGCGTCGATCGCCTGCTCGCGGGTCTCGGCCACGACCAGCGCGACCGGGTCACCCACGTGCCGGGCCCGCCGGTGGGCCAGCGCCGCGCGGGGCGTGGGGAAGGCCGGGGAGCCGTCGCGCCGCTTGCGCAGGCGGTCGGTCGGCAGCGTGCCGACGCCGTCGGCCACGAGGTCGGCGCCGATGAAGACGGCCACGACGCCGGGGGCCGCCCGGGCCGCCGCCGTGTCGATGCCCCGGATGTCGGCGTGGGCGTGCGGGGAGCGCACGACGACGGCGTGGGCCTGGCGGGGCAGGCTCCAGTCTTCGGAATATCGTCCCAGCCCCTGCACCAGGCGGGGGTCTTCCAGGCGCATCACCGACTGCCCGATGGCGAACTTCTCGGCCTTGACCGGCTCACTCACTGCGCGATTCCTCCCCGATGATGGTCCTTGCCCTGCGGGGTGGTCTGATGTATCCCCTCGGCTGCGAGAGGATACTACGAGGGAGGAGCGCCATGAGCCGGCAATCCGCCATCGATCCCGAGCGCGTCGTCATCACCGAGCCGGTGCCGGGCTCGACCATCCCCGTGCAGCTCATGTACGTGCCCACGCTGGATGGCCTCTATACGCCCATCGGCCTGCGGCGCCCGCCCGGCGACGGCCGTGCGCCGATCGTGCTGCTGGCCTCCGGCAACGGCGGCGGCGGAATGCCGTGGGTGCGGGAGGCCGTGCGCAACCGTGGCTACATCATGGACCGGCTGCTGGACGCGGGGTACGCGGTCGCCTGGCTGCGCTACCGCGCCGAGGTCGAGCTCGGCTACAACAAGGGCGGCCGTCTGGTGGAGGACATCCGCCAGGGACGCCAGCTGCTCAACCGCTCGCCGCTGGAATACGAGGACGAGATCGACGTCATCACGTTCGTCAAGACGCTGCCCTTCGTGGACCCGGACCGCGTGGGGCTGGCCGGCGTGAGCCACGGTGGCGAGATGATCTTCAAGATCGCCAGCGAGTACCCTGGCGTCGCCGCCGGCGTGGCCTGCGAGCCGGCCAACCACGAGTTCCTCGACCTCACCCCCGACGCCACCGCGCACGTCAAGCCCCAGACCCAGATGCGTGATATCGAGGAGATGCAGATGCGCGAGGTGCAGAAGGTGCGAGCGCGCATCAACGAGCGGGTAGCCCGCGAGCGCATCCGCGGCATCCGCACCCCCATCCTGGTTCTGGGTCGCGACACGGATCACCTGCAGGGGATCTTCCGCGTGAGCTACGACCTCCTGCGGGAGGAGGGCAAGACCGCCGAGTGGGCCTCCTACGACCACCCCCTGCACGGCTACCTCTTCCCGTTCCGCGGCGCCGACGGCGCCTACGCTGTCGATCGCGCGCAGGAGGCGGCGATCGATCTCGCCATCGACTTTTTCAGACGCCAGATGAAGTGACGGACGGCAGCGGCGCCCCTCAGGTGCCGATGCCGAACAGCGTCGTCATCCGCGTGGCGTCGAGCATCGCCGCCATCTCCTCGTCCGCGGGGCGTCGGGAGAAGCGACTGGCCGCGTCGAGGAAGGCCGGCAGCACGGTGAGGTCGCCCGCCGTGTTGAGGAAGACCCCCGGCACGCCGAGGGCCCAGTGCACCGCCCGATCGACGTCTGCGGGCTCCGTGAGGGGCTGGTACCAGGTGGTATGTGTCCGGTCGGCGGTGGCCCAGGGCCCGCGGGCGACGGCCTTGATCACCTGGACGGCGACGTTGCGCTCCCGGCACAACGCCAGCAGCTCCTCGAACTCCTTTCGGTAGCGCTCGTTCTGGGCCATCAGGAAGTTGTAGGGCAGCAGCACGGAGTCGAAGTCGAAGCGGGCGAGGCTCCGCTTGTGCATGGCCGCGATGTTCCAGCCGTGCCCCGTCACGCCGATGAACCGGACCAGTCCCTGCTGGCGGGCCTCGGTCAGCGCCTCCAGGGCGCCGCCCGCTCCCATGGCCTGGTCCCAGTCGTCGGGATGGCCCAGCGAGTGGAGCTGGATCAGGTCGACCCGGTCGACGCGTAGCCGCTCGAGCGAGCGGTGGAGATCGTCGCGAGCCCCCCGGGCCGTCCGGCTTCCCGTCTTGGTCGCCAGGAAGAAGTCCTTGCGGTGGCGGGCCATCCACGGCCCGATGCGCAGCTCGGAGTCTCCGTAGCGGGCCGCGGTGTCGATGTGGTTGACGCCGTAGCGGAGCAGGAGGTCCAGGGCGCGGTCGGCGTCGGCCTGGCTGGCCCTGGCCAGCGCCGCCCCGCCGAACAGCGCGGCGGTGCTCGAATGTCCGGTGCGTCCGAACGGTCGGCGCTCGATCATGGCATCAACACCTCGTTGGCGCGTGAGGAGGATCCGCCCGGTGTCGGTCCCCCCGAGATGACGAAGATGCGCCGGCCTACCACCGCCGCGCCCAGTCCGTGCCGCGCCGTCGGCATCGGCGCCCACGCGGTCCAGGCGTCGGTGGAGGGCTCGTAGGCCTCGACCTGATCGAACGTGCCGGCAGGCGCTTCTCCGCCGAAGACGAACACCTTGTCGGCCAGCGTCACGGCCGCGATCCCGCTGCGCGGGGTCGGCAGCGGGGCTCGTGCGCGCCAGCGATTCGTGCGGGGGTCGTACTCCTCGTTCACGGCCAGGTTCCGCGCGTAGCTGCCGTCGACGCGGCCGCCCACGACGTAGAGGCGACCGTCGACCACTGCGGCGGCGTGGTGATCCCTGGGCGTGGGCAGTGGGGCGAGCCCCGTCCAGCGATCGGCGGCCGGGTCGTAGACCTCGTGGGCGGCGGTGTTGCGACGCCCCGGCCCGGCACCGCCCACGGCGTGGATGCGGCCATCGAGGACCGCGACGGCGAGGGCCCCGCGCGCGGTCGGCAGGGGCGGGCCCGTTCGCCACTGGTCGGCACCGGGGTCGTAGATCAGGGTGCTGGCCACCGGCTGCCAGCTCTCGGTGTAGCCGCCGACGACGTACAGCCGGTCGCCGAGGACCACGGCCCCGGCGTGGTTGAGATTCGCGGGCGGCGCCGCCCGCTGTCGCCACCGGTCGGCCGCGGTGTCGTACTCCAGCAGCGCGCCGCTGCCGCCGAAGCCGCCCACCACGAAGATGCGACCGTTCAGCGCGGCGACGGCCACCTCGGTGCGCGCCTCCGGCATGGAGGCGGCCTGCACCCAGCGTCCTGGCGGTCCGCCGGCAGCGGCCCCGGCCACGGCTACGATGCCGACTGACGCGGCGGCGAGCCCTCCGAGCCTCATCGGTCCTCCCTTTCCAGCCGGATCGTACCGCCACATGGCCTGGCCGGCTATTGACAACATGCCGCAGCGGCCCCAGGATGGCCGGAACCTACGGGGTTCTGAGGAGACGACTATGAGGAACGTGCCCGCTCGAGTGGCTCGCCTGGCCTCCCTGTCGCTGGTTGTCGTCCTGTTCGTCGCCCTGCTCGGTCCCGGTGTGGCCGGAGCGCAGCAGCTCGTCGTGGCAGGGGCGCCACCGATCCACGAGGTGACCATGCCCCACCTGGGCGCGCAGTCCTCGAAGCTGCTCACCCGGCCGGTCTACGAGCACCTGGTGGAGGTGGACCCCGTCACCTGGGACTACAAGCGTCCGATGCTGGCCGAGCGCTGGCAGGTCTCTCCGGACGCCAAGACGTGGACCTTCTTCCTGCGCCGCGACGTCCCCTTCCACGGGGGTCACGGCGACTTCACGGCCGAGGACGTGAAGTTCTCGCTCGAGCTGCTCGCCGGCAAGGATTCGCTGGCCAGCACCACCGCCTTCTGGCGGAAGACGCTCGACCGGGTGGAGGTGGTCGATCCCCACACCGTCCGGCTGCACCTCAAAGCCTCCAACCCCGACCTGCTGTTCGAGCTGTCCAACGGCCGCGAGTCGCAGATGCTCTCCAAGAAGTACGTGACCTCGGTCGGGGTGGACAAGGCCAGCTCGAAGCCGGTGGGCACCGGCCCCTACGAGATGGTGGAGTGGCTCAAGGGCGAGCACATGAAGTTCCGGGCCGTCAACAAGCACTGGCGAGTGGTCCCGCAGTTCAAGGAGCTCGTCTACAAGTTCGTGCCCGAGGACGCCACCCGGGTGGCCGCCCTCCGTACCGGCGACGCGGACATCATCGAGCTGCCGCGGAGTCTCAAGAAGGAGGTCCAGGGGGCCGGCTTCGAGGCGCGGCGCTCGCTCTGGCCCGGTATCGTCGTGTTCGGCCTGATGGGCGGGCAGTACTCGAAGGAACGGCCGACCTTCAATCCCAAGGTTCCCTGGCTGGACAAGCGCGTGCGCGAGGCGATGAACCTGGCCATCAATCGCCAGGCGATCGTCGAGCACCTGTTCCTGGGCGAGGCCAAGGTGAACATCGTGCCCATCGTCCCGCCGTGGGTGAAGGAGTTCAGCAATCCGGCCTGGAAGCCGTACCCGTACGACCCGGAGCGGGCCAAGAAACTGCTGGCCGAGGCCGGCTACCCCAACGGCTTCACCGCCGAGTGGCGGGCCTATCTCCTGAGCGGCGTCCCCGAGCTCGTGTCGGCCTCCGAAGCCATTCAGATCGACCTGGCCAAGGTCGGGATCAAGCTCGAGCTCAAGCTGGTCGAGTACGCCGCCGGCGTCCGCCCCGACGCCCGGGCCCGGAAGCTGACCGGCATCGGGCTCCTGCACCGCACGGGCATCCCGCCCATCCCCGGCAGCCAGATGGCGATCTTCTTCTCCAAGGCCGGGATCCTGGGCGGCGTCGAGCTGCCGGAGATCGAGGACCTGTTCTCGCGGCTCGACAGGAGCGCCGATCCCGCGGAGCGCGCGAAGATGGTCCGGGCCATCGGCGACATCATCTACTCGGGCTACCACGCGGTCCCCCTCGTGGACCTCTATCCGCTCTTCGGGGTCAACCAGAAGAAGGTCGGGGACTGGAAGACGACGGGGTACTACGGCTTCACGCACCTTGAATACGCCCAGAAGAAGTAGCGACCGGCGGGCCGGCTGAACGCGGACCGGCACGATGCAGCGCTATCTGCTCCAGCGGCTGCTCCAGGGCGTGCTCACGATGTTCGTGATCTCCCTGATCGTGTTCCTGCTCGCTCGGCTGTCGGGAGATCCGCTGCACATCATGCTGCCCGAGGAGGCCACGGCCGAAGACTACGCGAGCGCCGCCAAGAAATGGGGGCTGGACCGGCCCTTGCCGACCCAGTACCTGGCCTTCGTCGGCAACGCGCTGCGCGGGGACCTGGGCCGGTCGATCCGGCTGAGGCAGCCGACCCTGGAACTGGTCCTCGAGCGTGTCCCGGCCACGCTGCAGCTGGCGGGGGCGGCGATCGCGGTGAGTCTGCTCATCGCCATTCCCGTCGGGGTGCTGTCGGCGATCCGGCGCGGTGGCCCCCTGGATTACATCGGCAAGGCGGTGGCGCTGACGGGGCAGTCCATGCCCAGCTTCTGGCTGGGCATCGTCCTGATCTGGGTCTTCGCCGTCATGCTGGGGTGGCTGCCCGCGTCCGGCCGCGGGGGCACCGAGCACTACATCCTGCCGGCCATCGCGCTGGGGTGGTACCAGGTGGCGGCGGTGATGCGGCTCGTCCGCTCGGCCATGCTAGACGTGATGGACAGTGAATACGTGAAGCTGGCCCGCATCAAGGGCGTCGCCGAACGCTGGGTCGTGTGGAAGCACTGCCTGCGGAACGCGGCCATCCCCCCGCTCACGTATATCGGGTTCGTGGTGGCGGTGCTGCTCACGGGCTCGGTGGTCATCGAAACCGTGTTCTCGTGGCCGGGGATCGGCCTGCTGGCCATCGACGCCGTCCGCTACCGCGATTTTCCGCTCGTGCAGACGATCGTCCTCATCTATGCGGCCAAGTTCGTGATCATCAACCTGCTGGTCGACGTGCTCTACGTCTACGTCGATCCCAGAATCCGCTTCCAGCGATAGGGCCGATGGCGATCGCGACGGCTCGGGTCGAGGAGAGCGCACCGGGAACGGCGGAGGGCAAGGCCAGGCGCCACACGTCGGTCATCGTGTTCGTGGCGGTCCTCCTGGTCATCCTGGTCATTCCGGCGGTGCTGGCGCCGTGGCTGTCGCCCCACGACCCCCTGGAAGGGCGCCTGGCCCAGAAGCTCAAGCCCCCCGCCTGGCTGGCCGGTGGCACCTGGGAGTTCCCGCTGGGCACCGACCCGCTGGGACGGGACATCCTGAGCCGGCTCATCTGGGGCGCCCGGGTCTCGCTCTCGGTGTCGCTGGTGGCCATCGTCATCGGCGGTCTGGTGGGCACGGTGCTGGGACTGGTCGCCGGCTACTTCGGCGGCTGGACCGACACGCTGATCATGCGCGTGGTCGACGTGGCCTTCTCGCTTCCCACGATCCTGCTGGCCCTGGTTCTGGCCGTGGTGGTGGGGCCGAGTTTTCAGACCGTCATCGTCATCGTCGCGCTCCTGCTGTGGGCGCGCTACGCCCGGCAGGTCCGCGGCGAGGTCCTGTCCGTACGGGAGCGCGACTTCGTGGCCCAGGCCCGGATCGCCGGGTGCTCGCATCTGCGCATCATCTTCGGTCACATCCTGCCCAACGTCAGCAACACCCTGATCGTGCTCGCCACGTTGCAGGTCGGCTACGTGATCCTGCTCGAGGGCACGCTCTCCTTCCTGGGCGTCGGCATTCCGCCCCCGTCGCCGGCGTGGGGGCTCATGGTGGCCACCGGCCGGGGACTGATCGTCTCCGCGTGGTGGGTGTCGTTCTTTCCCGGGTTGGCCATCCTCGTGACGGTGCTCGTGCTGAACCTGCTGGGGGACTGGCTGAGGGACCGTCTCGATCCGAGACTCCGGCAGGTCTGACGCCCGCATGAGCGTGCCGCTCCTCGAGGTGCGCGATCTGCGCACCTGGTTCTTCACGCGTTGGGGCGTGGTGAAGGCCGTGGACGGCGTGAGCTTCGCCGTTCACCAGGGCGAGACCCTGGGCATCGTCGGCGAGTCGGGGTGCGGCAAGAGCATGACCGCGCTTTCCGTCCTCCGTCTGGTCCCCCGGCCGGGGGGGCGCATCATGGGCGGCCAGGTGCTCCTCGAGGGCGACGACCTGCTGGCCAA is part of the Candidatus Methylomirabilota bacterium genome and harbors:
- a CDS encoding ABC transporter permease, which translates into the protein MQRYLLQRLLQGVLTMFVISLIVFLLARLSGDPLHIMLPEEATAEDYASAAKKWGLDRPLPTQYLAFVGNALRGDLGRSIRLRQPTLELVLERVPATLQLAGAAIAVSLLIAIPVGVLSAIRRGGPLDYIGKAVALTGQSMPSFWLGIVLIWVFAVMLGWLPASGRGGTEHYILPAIALGWYQVAAVMRLVRSAMLDVMDSEYVKLARIKGVAERWVVWKHCLRNAAIPPLTYIGFVVAVLLTGSVVIETVFSWPGIGLLAIDAVRYRDFPLVQTIVLIYAAKFVIINLLVDVLYVYVDPRIRFQR
- a CDS encoding ABC transporter permease; its protein translation is MAIATARVEESAPGTAEGKARRHTSVIVFVAVLLVILVIPAVLAPWLSPHDPLEGRLAQKLKPPAWLAGGTWEFPLGTDPLGRDILSRLIWGARVSLSVSLVAIVIGGLVGTVLGLVAGYFGGWTDTLIMRVVDVAFSLPTILLALVLAVVVGPSFQTVIVIVALLLWARYARQVRGEVLSVRERDFVAQARIAGCSHLRIIFGHILPNVSNTLIVLATLQVGYVILLEGTLSFLGVGIPPPSPAWGLMVATGRGLIVSAWWVSFFPGLAILVTVLVLNLLGDWLRDRLDPRLRQV